A portion of the Rhizophagus irregularis chromosome 17, complete sequence genome contains these proteins:
- a CDS encoding uncharacterized protein (CAZy:AA5; SECRETED:cutsite_VSA-SP; SECRETED:prob_0.8957); SECRETED:SignalP(1-19), producing MRVINFLSILTLGISLVSASPLHPRQAKQPPLMGKWDIVGDSKIATMHIFRANNKEIYMIDKLEVNKIKQANGNPAISGVYNIETNEVRALNLATDTFCSAGSFFANGTLIHAGGAEAGLGYNVGFQSVRFITPSDPNPDWSEIPDGLSTARWYPAMASLPSGNVLILGGSAKGTGKNNAAINNPTYEIWTVGGAPRPQPVDFPFLVETMPYNLYPFLHVLPNFENKQLAFVFANTKGIVYDLDTATVVSKVPDLTGGIRSYPLTGNSLLLPLRPSQNYKPVVMICGGNTAMEIKNPALASCGRIDPTETNPQWEMDNFGGTGRVMPDSVILPTGKVLYLNGAQVGFAGYHQGPKTNPLYVSDNPAFTPFIYDPETKGWTTNLAPSTIARLYHSVATLTSDGRVFVSGSNPQGAVELNSKYPTEYRVEMFTPPYLQTGLVRPVITSVAGTTKQLEDTRFPATYKQALEVKVTKGQEKSFLTAAIIHSGFITHSQSFSQRYAMCKVISAEYDPNNPNDVTLNIEMPPNPTIIPPGPSYLYILDNGVPATFSAQILLSSA from the exons ATGagagtaataaattttttatcaattttgaCTTTAGGCATTAGCCTTGTGTCAGCCTCACCCCTTCATCCTAGACAAGCCAAACAACCACCATTAATGGGCAAATGGGATATAGTCGGAGACTCAAAGATTGCTACTATGCACATATTTCGTGCTaacaataaagaaatatacATGATTGATAAACTTGAAGTAAATAAGATTAAGCAAGCGAATGGAAACCCTGCTATTAGTGGTGTATATAACATTGAAACAAATGAAGTCAGAGCTCTCAACCTTGCTACGGACACATTTTGTTCAGCGGGTTCATTTTTTGCAAATGGAACTCTCATACACGCTGGCGGTGCAGAAGCAGGTCTTGGATATAATGTAGGGTTTCAGTCCGTAAGATTTATAACACCATCAGATCCTAATCCAGACTGGTCTGAAATACCGGATGGTTTGTCCACAGCTAGATGGTATCCAGCCATGGCTTCACTTCCAAGTGGTAATGTTCTTATATTGGGAGGTTCTGCGAAAGGGACGGGAAAAAACAATGCTGCTATTAATAACCCAACTTATGAAATTTGGACTGTTGGAGGAGCTCCACGACCACAACCTGTGGATTTTCCCTTTTTGGTAGAAACAATGCCATATAATCTTTATCCATTTTTACATGTTCTTCCAAATTTTGAGAATAAACAATTAGCGTTCGTGTTTGCAAATACTAAAGGCATTGTTTACGATTTGGATACTGCTACCGTCGTTTCAAAAGTACCAGATTTAACTGGCGGTATTAGATCATATCCATTAACTGgtaattcacttttattaccTCTTAGACCAtctcaaaattataaaccGGTTGTTATGATTTGCGGTGGTAATACGGCAATGGAAATTAAAAATCCTGCCTTGGCATCATGTGGTAGAATTGATCCAACTGAAACTAATCCTCAATGGGAAATGGATAATTTCGGTGGTACTGGACGTGTTATGCCAGACTCTGTTATCTTACCAACAGGAAAAGTCTTATATTTAAACGGTGCCCAAGTCGGTTTCGCTGGATATCATCAAGGTCCAAAGACCAACCCACTTTATGTATCTGATAATCCAGCttttacaccatttatttACGATCCTGAAACCAAAGGATGGACGACTAACCTTGCCCCATCAACTATTGCAAGATTGTATCACTCTGTTGCGACTTTGACATCAGACGGAAGAGTTTTCGTATCAGGTAGCAATCCACAAGGAGCCGTAGAACTTAATTCTAAGTATCCTACCga ATATCGCGTTGAAATGTTCACACCACCATACTTGCAGACAGGATTGGTACGTCCAGTAATCACGAGCGTTGCAGGAACAACAAAACAACTAGAAGATACAAGATTTCCAGCGACATATAAACAGGCGCTCGAAGTCAAAGTTACAAAAGGACAAGAAAAATCATTCCTAACTGCGGCAATAATTCATTCCGGATTTATTACACATTCACAGAGCTTTTCTCAAAGATATGCTATGTGCAAAGTAATATCTGCGGAATATGATCCTAATAATCCAAATGATGTCACATTGAATATTGAGATGCCACCAAATCCAACAATAATTCCTCCTGGTCCAAGTTATCTCTACATTCTTGATAATGGTGTTCCTGCTACGTTTTCTgctcaaattttattatcgtcagcttaa